One Setaria viridis chromosome 5, Setaria_viridis_v4.0, whole genome shotgun sequence genomic region harbors:
- the LOC140222748 gene encoding ATP-dependent Clp protease adapter protein CLPS2, chloroplastic-like: MAISGRAAACTALVFPSTATTTTTTPLPSTVSVNLRARHRKKATAGVVAAPHASGGGGAVLERPAFDQSQLDTLPVTQEGGDPGRLRDGRRSGSGDSYKVLLVDDVRHTEKHVEKALPQVVPSITAEAARQLFHESRLKGVALVIVAVKEHAEFYAQMMVRQGLRSAIEPESDLAS, encoded by the exons ATGGCCATCAGCGGCCGAGCAGCCGCGTGCACCGCGCTCGTCTTCCCGAGCACtgccacaaccaccaccaccaccccgctCCCCTCCACCGTCTCCGTGAACCTGAGAGCCCGGCATCGGAAGAAGGCGACGGCGGGTGTTGTCGCGGCGCCGcatgcgagcggcggcggcggcgcggtgctgGAGCGGCCAGCGTTTGACCAGTCCCAGCTCGACACGCTCCCCGTCACGCAGGAAGGAGGGGACCCCGGGAGGCTCAGGGATGGGAGGCGCTCCGGAAGCGGCGACAGCTACAAGGTCTTGCTCGTGGACGACGTGCGCCACACCGAGAAGCACG TGGAGAAGGCCTTGCCGCAGGTGGTGCCATCCATTACCGCGGAAGCTGCGCGGCAGCTCTTCCACGAGTCTCGCCTGAAAGGCGTCGCGCTTGTCATCGTCGCCGTCAAG GAGCACGCCGAGTTCTACGCGCAGATGATGGTTCGTCAGGGACTCCGCTCTGCCATCGAACCAGAATCGGACCTGGCAAGTTGA
- the LOC117857101 gene encoding serine carboxypeptidase-like 27, translating to MAMAHALVPLLVVSVVVAAAVATADQERESDRIRELPGQPPNVEFSQYSGYVTVNPARGRALFYWLVEAVPAAGPIAPLVLWLNGGPGCSSVGYGASEEVGPFRIRPDGQTLYLNPNSWNKAANLLFLESPAGVGFSYSNSSLDLYTAGDAKTALDAYAFLVNWLERFPQYKYREFYIAGESYAGHYVPQLAQLIYEKNKGIQNPTINLKGFMVGNAVTDDYHDYLGTFEYWWTHGLISDKTYHNLKATCLLESSQHPSPDCVKNLNLASAEEGNIDPYSLNTKPCNYTASLKVSLGGRYPWLSRAYDPCTERYASIYYNRPEVQMALHANTTGIHYPWQTCSDIVGTYWADSPRSMLPIYQELIAAGMKIWVFSGDTDAVVPVTATRYSIDALKLPTLVNWYPWYDHGKVGGWSQVYKGLTLVTIAGAGHEVPLHRPRQALIMFRHFLKNKPMPTQ from the exons ATGGCAATGGCTCACGCTTTGGTGCCGCTGCTGGTGGTCTCAGTGGTAGTAGCGGCGGCCGTGGCCACCGCCGACCAGGAGAGGGAGAGCGACCGGATCCGGGAGCTCCCGGGGCAGCCGCCCAACGTGGAGTTCTCGCAGTACTCTGGGTACGTCACGGTGAACCCGGCGCGGGGGCGCGCCCTCTTCTACTGGCTCGTAgaggcggtgccggcggcggggcccatCGCGCCGCTCGTCCTCTGGCTGAACGGCGGGCCCGGGTGCTCGTCGGTCGGCTACGGCGCGTCCGAGGAGGTCGGCCCGTTCCGCATCAGGCCCGACGGCCAGACGCTCTACCTCAACCCCAATTCTTGGAACAAGG CGGCCAATTTGCTCTTCCTGGAGTCGCCGGCCGGCGTGGGGTTCTCCTACTCGAATTCGTCGCTGGATCTGTACACCGCAGGAGACGCAAAGACAG CACTGGATGCCTATGCTTTTCTCGTGAATTGGTTGGAGAGATTCCCACAGTACAAGTACAGGGAGTTCTATATCGCTGGAGAAAGTTATGCAG GACATTATGTTCCTCAATTAGCCCAGCTCATATATGAAAAGAACAAGGGCATTCAGAATCCCACGATTAATTTAAAAGGATTTATG GTGGGGAATGCGGTTACTGATGACTACCATGACTACCTCGGCACGTTTGAGTATTGGTGGACTCATGGTCTGATCTCTGACAAAACTTATCACAACTTGAAGGCAACATGCTTGCTTGAATCCTCACAGCACCCTTCTCCCGACTGTGTCAAGAACCTGAATCTAGCCAGTGCTGAAGAAGGCAATATCGATCCTTATAGTTTGAATACAAAGCCATGCAATTACACAGCCTCTCTCAAAGTTAGCTTGGGTGGACGCTAC CCTTGGTTGTCTAGAGCCTATGATCCTTGCACCGAAAGATACGCAAGCATTTACTACAATCGGCCAGAAGTGCAGATGGCATTACATGCAAATACAACCGGAATTCATTACCCATGGCAAACATGCAG CGATATAGTTGGAACCTATTGGGCAGATTCCCCAAGATCCATGCTTCCAATCTACCAAGAACTGATAGCAGCTGGTATGAAGATATGGGTTTTCAG TGGGGATACAGATGCTGTAGTTCCTGTAACTGCAACAAGGTACTCGATCGATGCTCTCAAGCTTCCAACACTAGTAAATTGGTACCCTTGGTATGACCATGGGAAG GTTGGAGGTTGGAGTCAAGTTTACAAAGGATTAACTCTCGTAACTATAGCAGGTGCAGGACATGAAGTCCCGCTGCACCGGCCTCGACAAGCTTTGATAATGTTCAGACACTTTTTGAAGAATAAACCAATGCCAACACAATAG
- the LOC117857103 gene encoding uncharacterized protein At4g08330, chloroplastic, whose protein sequence is MMLQRSEQQRRLGLAMERPLDSYSSVKDVTYSCGYCGYALNLSSSARDTAGIGSKYRKQIKKGVVAFVAVDESRFTLADEVACMPYFRSSRAWGLFRRRSRLLCRKCGGRIGDAYEDEDRDSGLSDGDAFSDDLRASSGSGGSSASSQRNYVIKISALQPSSEDSDAVSFTL, encoded by the exons ATGATGCTCCAGCGAAGCGAGCAGCAGCGTCGCCTCGGCCTCGCCATGGAGAGGCCTCTCGACAGCTACTCCTCCGTCAAGGACGTCACCTACAG CTGCGGGTACTGCGGCTACGCGCTGAACCTGAGCTCCTCGGCGCGGGACACGGCGGGCATCGGCTCCAAGTACCGCAAGCAGATCAAGAAGGGCGTCGTCGccttcgtcgccgtcgacgagaGCCGCTTCACGCTCGCCGACGAGGTCGCCTGCATGCCCTACTTCCGCTCCAGCCGCGCGTGGGGCCTCTTCAGGAGGCGGTCGCGCCTGCTCTGCCGCAAGTGCGGCGGCCGCATCGGCGACGCCTACGAGGACGAAGACAGGGACTCCGGCCTCAGCGACGGCGACGCCTTCTCGGATGACCTGCGCGCGAGCTCCGGCTCGGGCGGCAGCAGCGCGTCGAGCCAGAGGAACTACGTGATCAAGATCAGCGCGCTGCAGCCGTCGTCGGAGGATTCTGATGCTGTTTCCTTCACACTATGA
- the LOC117857102 gene encoding uncharacterized protein encodes MQALGLGRGCTALHHACRCRRTAASPSPPAPRSRNAPRLKTRITAVRASAAQPAQMERKHGEEPVRVVKLRAVEATPESFAPFGQVIAASPDGDEFGPHDAQLDLSRGIPRFYIMRLQDRPLEFSNITHHASVTQCLGSIGGHDWYLGVAKPSILDGPAEQSGQEGWKPLQSSAGHYYLPPDPAEVCVFRVSGPKFLKLNKGTWHAGPLFKADAVDFYNLELGNTNVVDHTTHRFKEHDGITFVVED; translated from the exons ATGCAGGCGCTGGGCCTGGGCCGCGGGTGCACCGCCCTCCACCacgcctgccgctgccgccgcaccgccgcttCACCCTCTCCTCCGGCTCCCCGTTCTCGCAACGCTCCAAGGCTAAAAACCCGCATCACCGCCGTGCGCGCTAGCGCCGCCCAGCCCGCGCAGATGGAACGCAAGCACGGGGAGGAGCCGGTGAGGGTGGTGAAGCTACGCGCGGTGGAGGCCACGCCTGAGTCCTTCGCGCCCTTCGGGCAGGtcatcgccgcctcccccgACGGCGACGAGTTCGGCCCCCACGACGCGCAGCTCGACCTCAGCCGCGGCATCCCTAG GTTCTACATCATGCGACTGCAGGACCGGCCGCTGGAGTTCTCGAACATCACCCACCACGCCAGCGTGACCCAGTGCCTGGGCTCCATCGGCGGCCATGACTGGTACCTTGGTGTGGCCAAGCCATCGATCTTGGATGGGCCGGCTGAGCAGAGTGGTCAGGAGGGGTGGAAACCGCTGCAGTCTTCCGCGGGTCACTACTATCTGCCTCCCGATCCAGCCGAGGTCTGCGTGTTCCGGGTTTCCGGCCCCAAGTTCCTCAAGCTGAACAAGGGGACCTGGCATGCTGGGCCGCTGTTCAAGGCGGATGCCGTGGATTTCTATAATCTGGAGCTGGGCAACACCAAC GTTGTTGATCACACTACACACCGTTTCAAGGAACATGACGGGATAACCTTTGTGGTCGAGGACTGA